agggagggagggagggaggaggcgcagggaAGCCATCGGCAACGTTAGCGCCACCGACGGCAAAGCAAGGCGTGCACGGGCGGAAGAGAACGAGTAAAACGGTTCGTAACGACGGGGCCCAAGGAGccacagcggccgcggcaagAGGGCCGTCTCGCTCGCCGTGCAGCCCGTTGCCCTACACTACACGGTGGCAGATGCGGCATACATGTGCACGCAAGTAGCACTGACGGAATGATGATAAGGAAAGGTAGAGAGGCGTGGCTGAGTCGCCCGTCGATCACAGAGGTGTTCACATACAGAAGAAACAGGCGGCTGGACGCCTTTCGCCACCCTCTAGCGGACAACGGCACTCAAGAGAACTAGCGGGAGTTTATGACGTTCATCCTGGGGTACTCAGCACCGGCAGGCTATTCCAGGCCCTTGAGCCGTGCAACTctgcgagcacacacacacacacacacacacacacacaggcacattCTTGTGCATCCCGTACTACGCTGaagcagaaaagaaaagagccCACACTAGATGCTTTACAGGGGCAGCCATCCCCTTCCCCATCGCAGCAcgctgcaccagctcctcCGTGAGCTTCTCGCGCTTCTTCAGGAACACCACCTCTGTGCACGCGCTCGCCATGTGGCCACAGTAGCCGCCGGAGGCAACAATGATGATAGGCATGCCCAGCGCTTGGAGGACGATGCCACTCCGCGCCACTAGCGAGCCCACGCACGGTGTGGTTATCGCGGGTCTCGCGCACAGCGTGGATGAGCGCTGTCTCCTCAGGGGAGTCGAAGGCTGGCACGGACCCCATCGAGTTGATCTCTGCAGACACCTCCCCGCGCACtccgcgcgcaccgcacacaGAATCGCGCTGTCGATGTACGTTTTCACCGCACTCTCCACATgctttgccgctgccgtttgcgtaacacacacacgcgcatgctgAAGTCGAGTCCAAACACCGCAGGCACGGCATTTCTGCCCTTGATGAGGCACACGGACAAGGAGTAGAAGGGGCGCTGATATTCGAAGGCGTGCGGGCTGCGCCTGCCCCGCTCAAGCCCGATCTCACGGACTTCGGTGATGATTCGCGTGGCTGAAGCAGTGAAGTTGCAGCTCGCCTCTATCAGCCCCATCGCCGAGCGGATCGCGTTGTCATGTACCTTCACGTTCCACGCGCTGAATCCCTTGCTGCCCCCTCACCCGGTCTGCGTGAAAGCCGCCGTTACCGACGAGGCAGCCATCCGCCTCGAGGCTCTGAAGTTTGAGCTGCGCCATAATGACTGGAGCGTCCACGCAGCCGACCCCTTCGCCGTATGAAAAGACGAAGCGCGCCAACTTCTTAGACTCCGAGTTCGTAAAGGCAAATGGTGGAGTCGTCCACAGGCCAAGAAATTCCTTCATGCCACACATACGGCGACCTTACAGCTTGCCATTCTTCTCTGTCGCAACGAACGGGCTCGTGTCCCACTTACGCCCATCCACCGGCACAATGTCCATGCGGCCAGACATCACAACACCGGGTTGACTCGCGTCGTTCGATGCAGGGAGCGTGGCGGACAGGTTGGCGTGCATCTTTCCCGGAGCGTGAATGTAGGTGAATGCGATGCCGAGCGTCTTTAGGTGTGCCTTCATGTAGTCAAGAAGTGgagtgctgcagctgcgactaAGAGAGCTGAGGCTGAAGGGCTTCTTGGGTCACACCTTGACGTCGGAAGGGTAGATCACCATGCTTCTGCTAGCGAAGGAAGCACAGGAGGGAGTGgtagtggcggtggtggtggcggacaAAGAATGGAACTCTTTCGATCAGGACGTTTGGTGTTGTTgatggggaagggggcaggcgaagcagcgcatgTTGCGGCTAGCTGCAGCAACCAGGTCAACGCGAACTCGAAGAAGGAGAACGCGAGGAGGAAAAGATAGCGAGTAcggagaagaaagaaaaacagcCTCGGAAGCAACGACTGCGCAGGTGCAGTTGCACGACACGCAGAAGCATCACACTCGAGGATGCCCTCTTGTCGGAAACGGCAAAGAAGGACACCAGAAGCGCACTGTCGTGCTTGTCCTGCTTCACCTGCGGTTGAAgagccaccgccagcgctcAGGACGAGCGTGGCGCTGGGGTGCACGCGCAAAGCCGCACTGCACAAAAACGAGGCGTGCACCAGTTTCTGCGCACAACACGCCAGCACccgcacaagcgcgcacgtGGACACAATACCCAGCAGCATGTCCTGCTCAGAGGAAAGAGCACGAGACGGTGTCGGACGTCGTCTGCTTTCGCGTGATGTTGCTTTTCCTATCAGAGGTATAGATGCGCACAATAAGATACCACAGGGAAACTAAAACCAAAACACATCTCCGGCAAAGGTAGCTAGGGGTGGaggagtggggtggggcgtGGGGGGCACCACTGCGGTCCGTTTGGTCTTGGCTTTTCCTACGCTTAAGAGCTCAActgcagaaagagagcgaggggcagagatgcacacacccacacaagcacgcgcgcagattCCAACGGATATTCGGATATATCCGAGGCTGCATTCGAACAGTACACAGAACACAGCACACagcacacagcacacaacacaacaaaggaagagagaaagataTGAAAAATGCGCTtgcgtgagggagagagcgggaTGCCGttgccacacacacaaacacacacagaaagtCACAAATACGCCACGCCATCGCGTCTGCCAGGCACGCTCATACATGCGCAAAAGCGGGGTAGCGCTTGAACGAAATCGGAGTGAGTGCATCGTACCagcgcgtatgtgtgtgtcactATGTATGGAAGGATCACGCCCGACTCTCCTCCACGTttttgccctctctctcccaaGCACCGCTACTGCTTTCACAGCTCGGCCTTCGCTTATTTCATTGCACGCCGCACGTGGCATGATCACCTCCGCACTGCACTTGTCGCTCCCTTCGCTGATTTCACTTTTTCTTGCgggttgctgttgctgttgtccACACTTCCCACATCACCAAACAGGCGGGGGAAGACACGACATACTGTCAACGCCGTCCTCGATGCTCCTCATGTGGATGTTCGACACAAACGAGAGGGAGCGGaaagcgcgcacgccaccgAGCAACAACACCGACAACGGCGAGCAGAAATGCCCGGCGAGAAGAAAGACGCTCTAAAGGCGCCAGAAACTACgacagaagaggagggccGTAACAGGAGGAGCGCGtcagcgcgtgcgtgagcgtgtgcgtgtgcgtgaaagagaaagggaggggggaggttGTGCGGCTGCACATGGGCCTCCATTTCATTTCTTCGTGCTTTATTTCTGGTCAAGCGCTTCACCATCCCACGTCCCGTCCTGCGCACCGTTCTAATGGGTGAGGAAGTGGCGTCGGCAgactcacgcacacagacatgcCACTGCCGCATCAGCGCATCCTCTGGCCATCAGCCACAAAGGAAAAGCTCGGGCAGAGAGAACCTCGGTTTACGCCGCACACACCTCAGCACGTGGCGGCGACCAGCACCATAAACATGCGGATGTGTGAGTCCATGCATCTGCGTGGACGTGCGTTGCTTGAGCAAGTGCACAGACAGTCGCCCGAAGACACAGCGTCTTGCGGAGCGGCAAGCGAAAGTaccaaaaagaaaataataataaaaaaGAAACCAGCTAAACAATCGGATCGACAAAGACATACGGGCGCGCAGCCGTACGCAGAATATGCGTGCtcgggagagggaggggaggggcaggaaACAGAAGGCAAGCGTGAAACACATCCGTGTACACCATCACTGTCATCTCTGTCCCATGGTACATCAACACACAGGAGGGCGTTGTCTGTGCGCGATGCAGGCGGTCGAAGAGCACGGTGACTTGTCTTAGTTCATGGACTTCTTGATGTTGGCAGAAAGCCAGTCGAGACCCTCGTAGAGACCCTgagcggtggtgccgcagcagccctgAATGTACCAgttgcgctggcgcagggcATGCAGGCCAAGCTTCTCCGTCACCTCTGTTGTGCTCATGGCATTCGGAAGATCCTGCTTGTTGGCGAACACGAGCAGCGTCGCGGCGCGGAGATCGTCCTCAACAAGCATTTTGTCCAACTCCGCCCGAGCATCGCGCATTCGATCGCGATCGTTGCTATCGACCACGAAGATGATACCATTCGTGTTCTGATAGTAGTGGCGCCACAGCGGGCGAAGCTTGTCCTGGCCACCGACATCCCACATGGTGAACTTCAGATTCTTGTATTCAAGCGTCTCGACGTTGAATCCGATGGTCGGGATGGTGGTCACGACCTCGCCGAGCTTCAGCTTGTACAGAATGGTGGTTTTACCGGCGGCATCAAGACCGACCATGAGGATACGCACCTCCTTCTTGCCCAGTAGCGATGACAGCCAGCCTCCCATTTTGAATGATGTGCTGTCTCGAGGGTGTGCAAGGAAGCAGAGGCTGCTCGTGTGTGGGCCCGCGCagaagaaaggagggaagtggggtggggtgtgaGGCGATCTCGAGGCGGATGGCGATGTAGGCACCGAACGCAACAACAGACAAAGCAAAAATAGACTCTCcttctgtgtgcgcgtgcgtgtgtgtctcagCAAGCGAGTGCGGAAGAGAGTCACCCGGCTAGAGAGGGACGAACGGCTCGACagaaagagcgagggagggataAAGGGAGAGCGATGCGGCACGCACAGCGGTGGGGCAGAGAGGTGTGGCTTGGTGGGGAGTGTCGTGTGTGCCGGCAAGCGCGAGGGATGAGATgtgaaagaagaaaagggcaGACGCACGTTTGTTtatttttgtgtgtgttctctTCCATTTTTCGTTCCACGTTTCAAGTGCGTGTGAGCGCGGCGTAGCGGCGAGACGAGCAAGGGAAAGCAGGGGAGAAGTCGTTCGTGAGATCCGTAtcgcagagggggagggggatagGGGCCGTCGTGCCTTGCTCAGTGCCTGACGGGGGCGGCCCCTTGGCATATCGTTGAATGCCAGGTGTCTCTCCGCCACAACCGGGCTGCTTTTCATGACATGCGCGTCGGGACGCGAAAGGGAGGGCTGGCGAGAGAGTGCAGGAGTGGCTGCAATCTGATTTGCTGTGCTGGCGACAGCACACCAAGGTCCGATGTGCTGCACGGTCCCCTTGAGGACCATCTGGGCTAATTGGTTCGCGAATCACAGTAAGAGAACGGTGAGAGCTGTGCTCCTTCATCCCTCTTACTTGAACGACatgcaagagagaagaagaggagggaggcaagCGGGCCGGCACCCGCTGGCTCCAAGGCAGAGCAGAGAGCGCTTCGCAAGAAGCGCATAGCCGAATGAAGGCAAAAGAAAACGGAGCCAGAGAGAACGGCAAGGAGAGCCACAAACGTAAGCAGTGCCCGAGCAGGCCAGCAACACACCAGTGCACAGCGCACgtctgtgcgcatgcgtacGCACGAATCGTGAGTGACTACACAAGCCATCACCACCCAGCGACAGGACGTCTCAAGGAGTAGAGAACCAAACACAGTAGCAAAGACCCACAACACAAGCAGCCGTGCCACCGAGGCACGTGCGAGCGCGTCCAACGACAGAGGAGTTGCAGGTGTACATTCTCTGAGAAGAGAGCAGAAAtagaaagaaaagagcaagagaagcgTGCATACTGCTCAAGGGCGGAACCGGTGGCGTCTGTCGTGCGGGTGATCAGGGGGTGGTCCAGGTGCGCGCCGGATGAGCGCAGAGAGGAGGTTGGCCGGCCCCAGGCCAGGGCACTCTGAGACCCTGCACACCCCCTGTCTGTGTGCCAGGCCTCTCTTTCAGTCGACtcaagcagcggcatgcCGTAATACGGTGTGGAGACTCTCCACATGGGAGCCCGGAGGACTCGATGCAGCCGTTCGGGGTGCTCGCGtcatgcccccccctcccccggcaTCTGTGCCTCCTCAGCCCACCCAGTCGGATCGAGGAGGTNNNNNNNNNNNNNNNNNNNNNNNNNNNNNNNNNNNNNNNNNNNNNNNNNNNNNNNNNNNNNNNNNNNNNNNNNNNNNNNNNNNNNNNNNNNNNNNNNNNNNNNNNNNNNNNNNNNNNNNNNNNNNNNNNNNNNNNNNNNNNNNNNNNNNNNNNNNNNNNNNNNNNNNNNNNNNNNNNNNNNNNNNNNNNNNNNNNNNNNNNNNNNNNNNNNNNNNNNNNNNNNNNNNNNNNNNNNNNNNNNNNNNNNNNNNNNNNNNNNNNNNNNNNNNNNNNNNNNNNNNNNNNNNNNNNNNNNNNNNNCCTCCACCTTCCCCTGCATCCGCACGCCTTTGACAGGCGGCGGATGCACATATTTGTCGAATCCTCGGCACGATTCGTAGTGAGCGGGCACAAACGTAATCATAGCCGCGAGTCtctgcggcacagcgccagccccGACCTGTCCGCTGACACCAAGAGCCCGAAACCAGCACCCGAGGACAGGCTGCAGACTTTTGGCGTTCACACAAAGAGTCGATATTGGGCCCTGATGCCACGCGCTGGGGTGTCCTGCAGCATCGGGGAGCCGCAGCGGGCAACGAAACAAAGAAATCAAAGGCAAAAGGAATGAATAAAAGacaacacacatacacattCACGCACACCGACGTGCGCAGCGGATGACAAGATGTGATGGCAGAGCAGGGTGACAGaccagcaaaaaaaaaaacggtcCGCGGAGAGGACGCCAGGGGTGAGGAGAACGCCAGCAGGATACACATAGGGCGAGAGAAAcagctgtgtgcgcgcgcgacaCAACAGCTAGCAACACGAACAAATGAAGAAAGAGAGCCCGTCTTCGAAGCCCTCGAGAGCGCCACGGGCTTCACTCCGTTGCCGTCGAGTAAGCTGTCATTGCACGCGAACAACGGCGCGAAGGCAGGGATGGTGATCGAGAGAGAACAaaacacggagagagaaggagagagaggaggagttTACTCGGTAGAGACGGCAACCGCGGCGGTTCTCGCGGAGGCAGCGATAACGAAAAAATgacgggcacacgcacgcaagggACAGAAGCATACGCGGCGCAACTGCGTGCACGCTAgcccttctcttttcgcttctAACGACGAACCCTCGCAAGACACAATCTTAATtgcacagagggagggagagaaagaaaagttgaggagggcgtgtgtgtgtgtgtgtgcagagggagagggttGAGCCGAGTGAGCCACGACAGAGTCATTGCCGCCCGCTAACACCCCCATGACGCACGTTGCCGATGGGATGCACAACGAGACATAGGAAGAGtaaggaagaaaaagggtGGATAGAGGTCAAGTGAAGGCGACGGGAAAagcgaggggagagaaggaggaggtgcactgagggaaggcgaagaagcgTCACGTAGCACACATATGAAAGGACACGGTGCGGGAAACACGAGGaggtaggggaggggagaggtgaGGAGGTAAACGGGGACTAGGATGGTGCATCCGCAACGCGAGCGGAGTGAGCCATGCCCATCTCAGAGAGACGTGTCGGGATGCGAGAATGCGTGTAACGacaaaacaacaaaacagCGCCTCTCATGCGTTATCACACCttacacagacacacacacactcacacgtTTGTACTCACGGGCATAATGAACTGCAGACAAGGGGAAACAAAGGCGCCATCTTTTACCCCTTccctcacccccaccccactccttcctccctctctcctcgctctctgtctgtctgcatACAGGGATGAGCGTGAcgagcgagaaagagggggaggggtgcaggCGAAGAGCGAAGAcgcaaaacaaagaaaagggaagcgAAAACACTTGCGCGAGTTAGAGAGGAAGTGGGGCGAGGCACGACTCTCGCGCAGCAGTAGTTgcgggaggagggctgcGAAAACGCCCAACGACAGAGAAGCGCACAGGTGTGCACAGATGcaaacagacacacacgcaggggTGGCACAACAGACAAGTACGCTACAGCATGCATGGCATTACatcgagagagaaaagacAGACAGATGAGGGATGGACACATACGCGGAGCACACTATCATTCGCCCGCAaaggcacacacaacacacatgcacatataGAAAAAGAGGCGGGGGTGAGTCAAGCGGCACGCGTGGAAAAGGACAGTAGCGGGATGGGAGGTGAAatggcacacacatacacgtacaaacgtatatatatacatacatgtATGCATGGGCATCCTAAGAGGAAGACATGCGAAGATCGGAAGACAACACCATACAAGCACAGACACGGGCCCGTTGGCGAAGAATAACAAGAAGCGACGGCCATGGGAACAGTAAAAGGATGAGCGAACGAAAGGGGCCCATGACATcacagagagacagcatGCCGACGCACCGTCACCAAATACGCGCCGGCTGTGATGAAGCTCCACAGGGAGGTCAAACAGGGAATCGAAAGGATAATGGGAAAGCGACAGGGCAGACAAAACCAGTCGGCcacgcgccccctcccccctccccacagcagcgcgaaAAGACCACCAAAGCaccggtggcgacgacgagagCGCAGGGGATGGAGAGAGTCGCAGCGAAGGTGGTGGAGAGGACATCCACAGCGTGCCGATGAGCGTGGCCGTGCTTCTCTTCACGGCTGCTAAGCCCAAGGAGAACCAAATGAAGCAAAGGATAACAAGAGCAGCTGcaaacatatatatatatatataagcCTACCTATGAAACTCCCGGTACACACAGTGCGGACTCGCAGGATTGCCCTTCTTCCTCCAGCATGCAGCTATTCAAGTCCTCCACGAACACCGGCGGCTCCTCCGTCAAATGTTTCACGCAGGACGTCCGCAGAATCGAGGCGCAACGCGGCAGTTCCGGCACCTCCTCACCCGTGTCTGTCACCACGACGAGCCCATCGTTGTGCACGTCAACTTCTTTGCTGGCTATCACCGCAGCAACGAAGCGGATCTTTCTATTGCGGCGCCGTACCAGCCCACCGTCCTCGACCGGAGTACCGAGATCGACCCACTCGTCCTCACGCGAAATGAGCTCCTTTGGAGccccgcctcgctgccgttgcgccCGCGTGCTCGTATAGGTCCCTTCCTCTTGTGCAACCGTCTTGCGGTACTCCTTGATGGCACGTTTCTCGTCAGGGCTGAGCGGCACGTACTCCTTGTTTTTCCACTGGAGGAAAGATGCGGTTGCCCGTCGTACCCGCTCCTGCGGGTCCGACTCCTCCGATGGCGCATCGCTCTCCGCACTCTCCGTGGTTTGGAGATCGCCCATCGAGCTCCACGATCCAGTCGACGAAGACCGTGACTCCTCTGACAGGGGGCTCTCGTCGTCCACATCTGTGACATCGTTGGAGGCACCCTTGGTATCCATGGAGCCAGAGCTGCAACTGGAGAAGGTCGACCTGTCTTGAGACATGCAACGCTTAGCCGGGTAGCGCAGCCCTGGAATCCACGAGGCTAGGAACCCGAAGCAGCCAGGACAGTCCCCGTcctcgctgttgttgttgcggcACATTGAGAGCTTCTATACagaagagaaaagaggaTCTGCCAGCGCTAGTGCTTATCTGAGAGGCAATCACGTAGAGCAGGCCGCCGGGGATGGCGGGGGCACTAAGACCCTACTGAAGCAAGCAACCAAGGGCCAGGCAACACGGAAAGGTTCCCTGCAGAAGCCCTTTACCGGCGAGCGGACGCCACCTGCACAGCCGCGAAGGTCGATGCGTGAATGCAAAACAAGGCAGGAGGGCAACACAAAAGTGTATGGGAggatgcacgcacacaaaccgCAAAAACCGGAGGCACGCGCCAGTGCCTAACAGCTGCCCCGCGGCAGAGGCCACCgctttcccttcccttcccttccttgGCAAGATGGTGGCGTGAGCCGATagcgcgtatgtgtgctaCCGTGTGCAGCCCTTGCGGACTCACCGCCTCTCTCGTAACGGTGGTACCTCGAAGCACGCACCTAGCGGTGGTggggaagaaggggggaTGCGAatccgtttttttttactttGAGAAAGCGCTCATTCTGCCAGAGAATACGACGTCAACTACACTCAAGCCCCGACCTGCTACAGGCCCACCACATGATGCGAAGCCgccgtagacacacgcgttgcagcgcAGTGTGCCAACGCAGTCGTCTGAGAgcatggcctctgcctcaaacaccacccacccacccccgctccgcaggccgccacctggtgcatccccctcggggGCGGCTCAGGCTCCTCGCCTCTGTAGGtggtgagggccgggtgggatgTGCTCGAGTCACATTGGCGCCTTGCCCATCATATGTATGgtgcaagcgtgtgcactgtcgcaggtctctccggcggcgcgccatcCACAGCATGGCCACCGACATCCgtagcgatacatcgctctgacctcctcccccacgtCGCAGGTGTCTAGCCCTGtcgccagcggaggcggctcggcattggcagggggATAGTGgagtgggtggtggtggtggtggtggggggggaaGGCTGCTAGGCTCCTTCCCTCCCACACAGAGAGTggagacgagagagaagccTTAAAAAAAAGAGGATGGTTCGCACCAATAAACAAACAAAGGTGAACGTGGCAGAGGAgcggtgggaggggggggacgttggggtggtggtgatggtggggaTTGGGTATACGGGTAGACGGAGCCACACGCAAACATGAACAACGCCGCGCATtgtgagagaggaagaggagtaAGCGAAACGCTCACGTGTGgacgcgaaaaaaaaacgaagaagagggggtggggagaggatAGCAACACGCAAACACAGAATTGCTAGGGAGCGTCCGCAGTCAGCATGTGCACACACGGAGCCCCACTCGTCGAGGCGGTTTTTGTGACCAAGTAGGCAATCCATCGGCGTACCGAAAGACAAAGAGCGGACCCACACCCCTACGCACGGGCATAGGCCATAAGAGGCGCAGATGTGCGCCACACGTTCATGAGCAGGATGCCGGCGTaagcatcggcagcagcgtcgcacACACCTTGCACATGCTGGCCTACCTTCCTGAGATTtacatgcacgcgcagcaggacTGGCCCTTGCTCTTGCTGGTCGCCGCTGAAGCCAAAGCCTTGGGCTTGTTCGCCACCCCCGTCGCAGACTCCTTGGGCTTAGTCGGCGCCTTGTCGCCATCCTCCGGCTTCGAGAGGACACCCCCGCTTAAGCCGGGCACCTTCACCAGGAACGCGCCGGCGTTGACCTCTTCGTACGGGTAGCCCTTCAACTGCACGTACTCTAGTGTGGCGCGCCTCAGTTTCTGCGTTCCAGGGGCGGAGTGGTGGCCGGCGCCTGGAATTACTTCGAACTCCGTCGTCGAGCCCACCGGCTTCTCTTCCAGCTTGTCCATGCGCACCTTCAGCATCTCTATCGCCTCCTCTAGGTGCAGGCCGTGCATGTCGAAGTAGTTCTGACCCTTGCCCTTTTCCTCGTTGTTGTGCTTGGCAATCGCCAAGGCTGcctcgcggtggcgggcCTTCATGTCTTCGCCAGCCTTCTTGGCCATCGCGACTAATTTGTTCGCGCCCTCATGGTCACCGGCCTCCCGCATCTTGGTCGCCTCTTCGAAGAGTTTCGAGCGCTTCTGGCCGAGTTCGTCCGCCTCcttgcgcaggcgcgcgccgcACGGTCCTTCGTAGTCGGGCTTCTGCTGGTTGGCAACGATTTtctgcacctccgcctccgcggcggccaccttGGCAGCGTCGTCAGCGGTAATCTTCACCTGCGGGCCGTCTTCCACGATACACAGAGTCGCCCCGGTGCGCTCCTGGATGCCTTTGAGCGTCGAGCCACCCCTGCCCACGACATGGCCCACCTGAACCGGGGTGATGCCGATGCACTTCTCGGGCATCTTTGCTGTTGGGtcgagggggtgggaggagggatCGTGTGCTGAGAAGGGCGCTGGGGCGTGGgagcggcgagagaggcTTTCTTCCGAACACAGACACCTGCAGGTGTCCGGCGGGAGGGCGCGAGCTGCGGTTGTGGTGAGAACGATCCcacgcggagagagaggggggagcgaTAGGAAATTACGGAAGTGGCATGGGACGAGTGCGCTGCAGACAaattgtgcgtgtgtgggtggaggggggaggaggaggaggaacggAGATAAGAGGCAGGAGCGGATGCGAGGGATCTGTCGAACGTGATCTGACAAGCGGATGCCACCTCTGACGGATAAGGCGCGCACAATGTGCACgccaacgcacacgcgcacgtcacagcagcggctcaaGGTCGTACTCCCTGCCGCCAAGCGAGTATGCGCTCCCTGGCCACTCCTCTAAAGCGGCGAACACTGACACACCCAGCTGGCGCACGCATATAAGGGAACTGTCAATCAGGTAGAGCGCGGCGGCTTGCCGTGGCCGTTGTGTGTCGCTGATTTGATAGACGCGACGCTCTTCTTGCGTGCTTGTCTGTTGCTCTGCGTTTAtagtggagggggggggatagagagagactgagggggggggcctgGTGCGACCCGCGCACATATGCACGCGCCCACGTGGAGAGACGCAAAGGCAGAAGGCATAGACAACAACGCCCCGACCACCGAGGGAAAGGGCTTCGGCAAGGACGCTTCACGCGTGTCTAGGGCTGTACTTTGCGCCACCCTCCACCACAGACTGAGTCACTAGTAGTACCCGTAGAACTGCCTGTTCTTGCCACCATCGTAtgcctccccttcctcgcctGGGTCGGGGGTGC
This window of the Leishmania donovani BPK282A1 complete genome, chromosome 31 genome carries:
- a CDS encoding ADP-ribosylation factor, putative; amino-acid sequence: MGGWLSSLLGKKEVRILMVGLDAAGKTTILYKLKLGEVVTTIPTIGFNVETLEYKNLKFTMWDVGGQDKLRPLWRHYYQNTNGIIFVVDSNDRDRMRDARAELDKMLVEDDLRAATLLVFANKQDLPNAMSTTEVTEKLGLHALRQRNWYIQGCCGTTAQGLYEGLDWLSANIKKSMN